A genome region from Schistocerca nitens isolate TAMUIC-IGC-003100 chromosome 4, iqSchNite1.1, whole genome shotgun sequence includes the following:
- the LOC126253137 gene encoding uncharacterized protein LOC126253137 isoform X1 → MQRLAALTALVWVVATCCSAANVVTVRQPDADCVPVEEIATAVEAQDSSEEHQPTPAVLLANVIRARPRCPPGSAWIKGRCRRVVRCKPAGSAVATTALQTDRSYWRWFAVTFLRPFNSFAAAQSWRYPPRSR, encoded by the exons ATGCAGCGGCTGGCGGCGTTGACGGCGCTGGTGTGGGTGGTCGCCACGTGCTGCAGTGCTGCCAACGTGGTGACAGTGAGGCAGCCCGACGCCGACTGCGTTCCGGTCGAGGAAATCGCGACGGCGGTGGAGGCGCAAGACAGTAGCGAAGAGCACCAGCCGACACCCGCCGTGCTGTTGGCCAACGTGATTCGCGCGCGGCCTCGCTGCCCCCCGGGCTCCGCGTGGATCAAGGGACGATGCCGCCGTGTCGTGAGGTGCAAGCCTGCCGGGTCCGCGGTGGCGACCACTGCTCTGCAAACCGATAG GTCGtactggaggtggtttgctgttacCTTCCTACGACCTTTCAACTCGTTCGCTGCTGCACAGAGCTGGCGGTACCCTCCCAGGAGCCGGTAA
- the LOC126253137 gene encoding uncharacterized protein LOC126253137 isoform X3 — protein MQRLAALTALVWVVATCCSAANVVTVRQPDADCVPVEEIATAVEAQDSSEEHQPTPAVLLANVIRARPRCPPGSAWIKGRCRRVVRCKPAGSAVATTALQTDRNSAKPRR, from the coding sequence ATGCAGCGGCTGGCGGCGTTGACGGCGCTGGTGTGGGTGGTCGCCACGTGCTGCAGTGCTGCCAACGTGGTGACAGTGAGGCAGCCCGACGCCGACTGCGTTCCGGTCGAGGAAATCGCGACGGCGGTGGAGGCGCAAGACAGTAGCGAAGAGCACCAGCCGACACCCGCCGTGCTGTTGGCCAACGTGATTCGCGCGCGGCCTCGCTGCCCCCCGGGCTCCGCGTGGATCAAGGGACGATGCCGCCGTGTCGTGAGGTGCAAGCCTGCCGGGTCCGCGGTGGCGACCACTGCTCTGCAAACCGATAG